tggctgttgggTTCCTAGACCAGCTTGAGAACCGATTTTCAGTGGTATGGGTAAATctcagtacatgtatgtatataataaaaatgttaatgtagtagagaagaattatattaacgcacaaaattatcttacaatgaaggggaagcttgagttttattggctaatcgtgttcgttaccatgacgacaacTATATTCTCACTCGTGAAAGACAGCGCGCgatgaagatatgattttttcgcAAGAAAgaaaatcctagtatttcatcagtatctttATAATaatcagcgatactacacaccaaaacatctaataaggtAATTATTATCCAACGTTTTTGCACTTAATGTTTAGCAAATGAATTGCGAACAACCGATAATgtgtgacagatttgtgcgcgcggggcaacgtcagcaactaaactagtcaaaccggttctctactgtacaataaccaagtgtacaaataactaactgtacagtatcgtggaatatttgtactcgctTCGTGGGTTTTTTGAACAATAgctaatacagttggataataaagcGTTTATTTTCAGCCTGTCATGTTGACTACCGATCAAGATACGCAAGTGCGCTGTTGACGTATAATTGATTCTGGCTAATGGCGACTTTTATGTtaaaaactaaagaaacaaaTGCTTTTCCGCATGCGAGCTCTTTTTTCCTTCCCTCGTACTCTCCTCGTTTTGCGCGGGTTCAATAGAgtattttcacgtgacgtcacggcgatCATGTTGTTGTTCCCAACttatcctccgggaattgaactctattatcatgcaaacgttttcttttgtttcggtgcaAAGACAAGGTTACTAAGAAGGCTCaaaagggtttttcgttgctacAGTGTTTGTGAAACTATGAAAGATACCagagaaggatatttcatagtgttggcaaactataaatatctttgcaactctattgttgggtaatacttcaagggcacttatgacgtcacacaggttaccatggcaacaagccaggtccacaaaaaggtTCTCTaagtttcagtttttgaaaattatctgaaaaactaagtcggtgagctaccgtttttatttctttgttggaaatctccctaaattctttaacttcttagagagtattacaaaaagttatctattagaatttaagatacaacAAAAAAGGCTACGTGAAtaatacgtgcatgcaaaaactcaagataggtcaccgagcaaaatttcgagataaagacaattttttccgcaggttttatttccggttcgcgcgattttacgccgtattttcacttccggtgtgttgcgcgCGCAGTTTTGATAGAAATCTGATTCATTCAGTTGACgtgtgtttcttagttatgccGTGTGTAGGTTAAGCACACGAGCGCAGCTAAAAACCTTTGGAGCCTCCTTAAGAgtggtggcacttaactacacaAAGACagtggttgctaaggaagctttttagtcaaagagcaCAGCAAAAAGGTTTCATGAATGGTTCTACGAAGTAACCTTTGCAATGgcaatctgacatcacttcaataggaaggcgcatgcgcaactagttCCAGTCAtctgccgtgcgtttcagtgaaaaacaggtaaaagccCCCAGGAAACGAAAAGAAGAGGCGGTTTTTTTTCACCAGATGGGAactgtcccatcatttttcgtaaactgttgcatggaatttctatttggacaaaaaatggaactgatatttttaaAAGAGTATCAAAGGggggccttatgacgtcataattttatttagaaataatttcttttaaaatccatgctacaaaTTTTCACCAGACGGGAactgtcccatcatttttcgtaaactgtagcatggaatttctatttggacaaaaaatggaactgatattttgaaaagagtatcaaaggagggccttatgacgtcataattttctttagaaataatttcttttaaaatccatgctacaaattttgtgttagaatgttttCATACTGTTGTGTTAAAAACGTATGAAAAACACAGTTACCTCGCTGAGGTTTttggcattttctgttttgggcacgtgatttaccaaatgtggttgtgtgtTGAACCATACAAAGGAATGTTAAGGAcgggtgcctactaattaaagatatttttgcgccggTTTATGATTAAGCAgggaatgtagatcttaacaagtgttattggagtccaaaaagaaaattgggggtaaccacgcatttttcaaagataattgatgaataatatttgtaaaaagcttcaaaataaaaagcaatgtatggcgttctttctcaaattgaagcttcattatctctcaaaaatgcatggttacccccaattttctttttggataccaagactacttactaagatctactttctccggatagttttaaaccgtgcaaaaatatccctgtattagtaagcatcaccgtatgtattgtatgtattgtattgtattgtacttcaccgatagaaaatccgagtatctcgagatgcgcagaacgtatgcgcaataacaatagtaggcactgtccttaaataGAACACTTTTGGCAAAAGAGGAAATGACTATTTAAAGGGGTCCAAAGCAaaagtttggtagttaagagccaacCCCCTTAAGTAGTGTTCATGACTACAATGATCACTCTTATATTCAATCCTTAATCCGCAGttaaacaataacaacaataaaactttattaatatttaacaattaaaagaagGACATGTACAACTCGCGTATAGCgtaagctagtcgaggcgagttGTGCAGGGAAAAAAAGGggtaaagaagaaaataaaccaatttgTAAGCTTCAAATAACAGACTATGAAAAATGACAGGAATAAactataaataaaatacaatcattagcATCCGGAGATAAATATAGTTACACAATTGATTGATAATAAGTAGATTAATaaactaaacaaactaaacaggCGAAGAGATTGATAGTGAATTGTTACAAAAAGTTATGTAAGATATAAATTAATTTGGATAGTAAATTGGGTGCCTCAATATAATCCTCCTCGCTTTCTAGAGCTGCGAACAAAGCTTTGCGAATTGATTTCTTAAACGCCAGTTTAGGTAGATTACATACTCGCGATGGGAGACAATTCCACGCTTTCACGCCAAAGCATGAAAAAGAATTGCGCTGTTGATTTAAACGTGAAAATTAGTATGATATTTGCCACAAGATGCAGCCCTCGTGTTATATGAATGAATCAAGCTGGTCTTGATAAATTTGTCACAAAAATCTTTTGGAGCAGAGTTATTCGAAACATCATACATAGAGTGTAAGATAGCTTCAAAGTAAAGCAGGTGAATGGGTaatatttttgaagaaatgaaaaaaggaaCAGCATGAGTTCTTGGATTTAGAAAATACATCAAACGTATTGCACGTTTttgaatttaacaataatttattaaggTGGGCATTAGCGGCTTGGCCCCAAGCAAAACCATATGTCAAGTAGGGAAGTATGAGGGACTGATATATGCTTCTCAAAGTACAGAATGGAACGAAGTGTCTAAGACGAGATATTACTCCAACAATTTTACTAATCTTCACGGCGATATAGTCTACGTGATATTTCCAGGACAAATGGTTGTCAATCAGAACACCTAAGTGCTTAACATATTCCTTACACTCCAGACCTGACGATATGTTGGTGCTGTAGTCTATTACTTTGAGTTTGAACTCCTAATTTAACGATCGCTGTGGAGGtcgaaaaataacaaagttagatttcttaaTGTTAAGTGTCAGCTTATTTACATGCAGGCATtcacatacatttttcagcTCTTTGTTAACGGTCTCCTCGAGGGACTTGAGATGTCTATCAGCATAAAGCAGGTTTGTGTCATCCGCAAATAGAACGAAATTTAACTTCTGTGAAGAATTTGGAATATCGTTAATAAATATCAGAAATAGAAGAGGACCCAGCACTGAGCCTTGTGGAACACCACATGGGACAATTTCCTTATCAGAAATAAACGAATTGATCTCAGTTGTTTGAGTGCGCTTAAATAGGTATGATGAAAACTAATCGTTAACAATGCCTCGGACTCCGTAGTGATTTAATTTGTTGAGCAGGATTGAATGATCAACTGTATCGAAAGCTTTCTTTAAGTCGATAAAAATACCACACGAAAACAGTTTTTTGTCCATGTTCCTTTGTATAGAGTCGACGATATCAAGTATTGCGTGTTGAGTGGAATGTTTATCTCGGTAACCATACTGCGATCTATAAAGAATATCAATTTTATCAATAAACGCTTTTAATCGGTTAAACATTATTTTCTCAAAGATACGATTGTAGTTAGATAATAAAGAAATTGGTCTATAGTTGGCAGGGTCAGTctcatcatcatctttgtagACTGGAATGACTTTAGCATGCTTTAATTTGGAGGGATATTCTCCTGAAATAACTGACAAGTTCATTAGTTTCGCCAATGGATTAGACAGAATATATCTGGCAGAGCGAAACATGCGATTCGGGCAGGAATACAAACCATGCGCCTTATTGAGAGGGATAGAGAGTATCTCCCTCTCCCTGAATTTCATACATTCACAGTTATTTATTAAAACTTTGTCTCCTCTCTTTTTGGGCACAGTTATCCCTAATACCCCGCTAATTTCTCCAGTCTTTTTTTTCGTTAAGGTTTGTTAAAAAtgttaagaaataatttcagTCGTCCGTGAATGTTCTCCCTTATTACGCACACTTGGTGTCAAAACgtggtaagaacaaaacaaaCGCTGCGGGTCGTAGGTGAGTAGCATGACTGTTGTTCTTACCACGTTTTCACGTCCCTTTTCCGTCAAATTACACATGCGCGGcaaaaaagagtgtatttttttttctacttcAATTATTTTCATGTCAACTCATTTCCATATAAAATTAGGAAAACTGGACtaattgaaaaataattataactCGGTAGAGTACGATCGTACGgctgagtgtagtcctgagaactGTTTCTGATCACTGACAACCTGAGCAGAGGTCATCATCACATGGTAACCATCCATGGTAACCAAATCTACCAAATGAGTTCCTAGCATTTTATTCAGAGGCTTCTTGTAACATTGATTGGATGCTTTGTCTGagtaattattttaataattttataacGGTGCGGTTGTTTACAACTCATTAGACGCCGTACGTAAGAAAGTGATAATGGAATTATCAATTGTCAACTTTGTAACGTTATCCCAGCTTCATTGCATTCACTCTCCAGTCAACTGGTGAACGACAATTGAGACCCTAGCGGAGCTCATGCAAGAAGTCATCCCGGTCATCCCCAGGACTGGAACACGCTAAAATTATTTATAAGAGTGGgaaatgaaaataattaacaGCACGCGCCTTAGGTTAAGGTTTCTTTGTGCCGACACTCCGAGAAAGAGCGCATCATAGTGAGAAAGTTGACCGAGCTTGAGAGTCGTGGTTTGCAAAGTAGCGGAGACATGCATGGTTCTACAAAGCTAGTATCACAGGCATTTATGTGCTATTGGCTAGTTTTTGTTTCAGGAGACAAAACCTACAAACTTGGCTATTTTACTGATTTTGAGGTACTCTTTCCAGAAGTGTCGATGGATTTTCGCGCAAGACCACTATAAAAAGTTAGGATAAAACAAAACTGTGGAACCACCTTTTATGTCTTGGGGCGCTTGTATCAAGACTATGAAGGATTAAGTCAGTCTTCCTTGAATCTCCAAGTCACATTTTTTCAATCTTTACGAACTGCATTCGACATAATATCGTATCTAAATGCGACTTTATTGGCTTCAGAATAACAACTGGGTGTGGTTTCGCGGAACAAAAACTGCTAGCAGTCCTTCAGAAAGGGCAAGAGAATACCAAGGAAGAGATTTTCGATCCTGAAATTTCGGGATACCCAGACGATGTGATTTTGCTGGGTCGGCGGAGTTTTTTTTCTCTCGCCCTTCAGTGCAAGTTGCCATTTCCATTGCATTTATTTGTCACCAGAAAATGAATGCGaaaaatttaaactgaaaatatATGCCCTCATCCTTTCAACTGCATACCTGTATACCACACAGATAAATGCTGATttggcaacaatgttgcattaATAAATGTTATGTTTGCAAACAGATTGCCAACCACTTTAGAGACTGGCTTTACCAAAGAGGAAATTGGCCTCGCCATTTTCTTACCAAAATGATGTTATTTCAGCGATTTGTCTTTTTATTAATATGTAATACCTATAAACTAGCTGGTAAGGTGTCTCAGCCCCTGACTTGTGACATGTCAGGCCAGAGAGAATCCACCACAATAGCTAACCGTATTTATCCAATAAACTTGTATCGTATCTCATCCTACCTTACCATACCCTACCTTATCTTGTGTGTGTGTTGGCCTGTTCCCATTAGTTGAGTATTGCCTGATGTCCTCGCAAGCATTAAACTTGACTTATGGTCACGTCCTCACAACTAAGTCCCCACaagaaaattaaagtttttttaaaacatttgaaGGGATGTATCAAGAGATGAGACATCAAGCAATAACCATACCAAACATTGTTTGGATAATTGCAAAAGAAGACGTAGTCCTCACAAGGGGGGCTGGGTAACATAGGCCCCACAAGTAGCCAGGGGCACGTATAGGTGTGTGTGGgttggtgtgtgtgtgtgtgttttctTAAAATGATCTTATTATATACATCGTCAGTTCAAGTAGCCCATTTGAAAAAGCTCTGCTAACGGTGCCTTTTCCACACTGAATTGTAAAAATAAagtcaatgttgttgttgaatcTCATgctatcttatcttatcttatttcACCAGCGTTCACTAAAGAGGAGCTCAACTACCTCAGGGTCTGCTACATTGTCTCTGGAACAGTACAACAGGGTTTGCGGTCAATCTTCAAACAGGAGTGGGACAACCGGTATAAGACAACACTTGGTGAATGGCAAGACACACAAAAGAATGGATTGGATTTCCTCAATGCCGAATCCAGTATAAACCGCAGAAGAAATGCCAGGCTTTtggaaataatgaaaaaaggtGATACAGCTGAATGGGACTGCACTATGCTTTTTTATGCCATTCTTTATTCCAATTCTATCCACGGACTTAACCCGCTGATCCGCTCTAACGTAGAAGATCTCAAAGAATTTCGCAATACTTACTTCGCTCACACGGCAGGGGGCAGACTCTCAGACCTGCTCTATAACAATGCTGTTCGCAAAGTCGAGAGTGTATTTCACGCGCTTGGCCTACCCTTCGCCGAAACCCAATTTATCAAAATTAGTTCCTTGACCGACTTGGAGTCTCCTCCGGTTCTCACGAATATTGAAGAAGAACCATATAGGCTTAGAagagaagtacatgtacctagGGAAAAGGAGAAATATACCAACCCTATCGATAGTGAGAAAGAACAACTTCATAAGCAGTCATTTTGCATCCTTCCACCAGTACCGCCTCACCAAATCGCAGGTCGTGAGGGTGATGTCGCCACAATAGTAAATCAGCTGGACAACCTGAGAGACACTAATAAAAACAGGCTTAGTTACTTTTATATCTCTGGTAATCCTGGAAGTGGCAAATCTCAACTGGCTCGCTTAGTGGCCAAGAGAGTCTATGACAAGACCATTGACGGGTCCAGTTCGCCGTCATTTGTGAAAACTTTAAATGCTGAAAACAGGGAAACACTTCTGGAATCCTACGTGTCATTGGCAACAACAGTAAGCTGTCCTGAACCTACAGTGACCAGCATCCACAGTTCCAAGGATAAGCCGATAGaagagaaaataaacaatctGAGAAAATTGATAGGGACAAAAATTTCGTTTTACGAATCGTGGCTTCTTGTAGTTGACAATGTGACTAGTTTGTCTGACACGCTGGGTTTCCTTCCTGAGCTTGGAAATGAGCAATGGGGAAAGGGCCAGTTGTTAATTACAACACAGGACTGCTCGTGTATCCCTCCAGACAGCTCCGAGTCTCTATGTCGTCATATCTCTATAAGCCAAGGAATGACATCCGAAGCTAGTAGCTTTCTGCTGGCGACGATTTCTGGTATCAAAGACGATACAACAGTGGCAAATAAAGTCGCGAAGGCATTGGACCACCAGCCTCTTGCGTTAGCCAGCGCAGCATTTTACGTAGCAAAAGTGCGTGAACTAGATCCAAATTTTGGCTGGAACGACTACTTGACAAAGTTAAATGAAGGCAAGCGTGCCCTAACCGCAAACGTTCTTGCCAAAGCAAACCAAAGTTACCGTAAAACTATGACCGCAGCGATCCAGATTGCTGTTCAAAGAGAGTTGAATTGTGATGAGGTAATGAAGCATGTATTTACTTTCCTCTCTTTCTGTGCACCACAGCCATTGAGGTTAGACATTTTGACCAATTACGTTTTGAATGTGGATAAACATCAAGATAAGGAGGATATAGGACTACGTATCCAAGGTTCATCTCTTATTCTAATCGACAAAAGGAAGGACGGTGTCCACATTCGCCTACACCAAGTGGTACACAACATCGTCAAACTCACGGTGATTAATGACAGTATGAATTCGAATGAACATGTTCGAAATGTTCATGCAGCAGTAATGTCATTCAACCAATTCATTGACGAAACAATACCTTGGACCTGGAACGAGTTAGATTCTGTCGCTCAAACTAAACATTTTGTTGGACACTTGAAAACTCTATCCACGGTAATCGAAAGCGTATTTGCTGCTACAGGCCGCGAGAAACGCAGGGTTTTAATCCCCTTCATCACAGATACCTCTCGTGGTTCGTTTCACTTGCGAAGGCTTGGCCGAATCACACAATGCAATGGCGAGTTCCGCTCAGCAAGGAAGTACTTTAGTGCTGCTGTAACGGCCATCGACGGAACTCAGACACATGAAGGTCTTAGAGAACTGGCACGCGGGTGCACCGGTTTGGGCAGAGTCAGTAGTTCCTTGGGTCTCCATCAGGAAGGAAAAAAGCATTTAGAACATGCCGAGTCAATTTATCTTAAGAAGTTGGAACAAGGCCAAGTCGAACAAGACAAAGTCGAACTAGCGCGTATATACAGTTTCTTAGGTAAAGTAGAGAGGCGCCTGGAAAATCTGGAGCAAGCCAAGGAGCATTTTAGTAGTTCTTTACACATTCTTAGAGAACTGAATCTGGAACTGGATAACGATGCCGCTTATACGTACCGTCACCTAGGTGCTGTTCAGTGTGACTTAGGTGACTACCAGAAAGCAGGGAAGAGTCTTCAGCTGGCACTTTTTATTTACTTGAAAAGGCTTGACTCTAACCATGTTGACGTCGGCCGAACTTTCTATTCCCTGGGTTTACTACAGAGTTTGTTGGCTAACAAGCAACAGGCAAATGAGTATCTTGAAAAAGCCCGGATCATTCTTCTTGAAAAGCTGGGAACTGAGCACGTGGAAGTTGCACGTGTTTACGATTGCATGGGTGTTGTTGAGTATAAATTGGGTGAGAATGATCAGGCAAAGAAGCATTTTGAACTTGCCCTATCCATTTTCATGAAACACCTTGGGCCTGATCACCAAGATGTCAAGCGAACTACTCGAAGCTTGAGTCTCTGCGATAACTCTCCATGAAGTTCCCATAACTGACTGTTTCGCCATTTTCAAGGGAAAGGAAGAGAAAATGCTTTGATTGACTGACGGAATTTTTGTTCGTTTCCGTTATTTCGTTTTCCTTCTTCTATGTATTCTTGTCTCTGTTTCCTTTCATTGACAGAGAAACTCCTTTATTGACCGATGGCCGGACTGGCATTCCCTCCAGGCTTctatctcgtacccagagcgtTCTTTCGCTTCGACCAGCGGTCGGGAAACGAGCGACCCTCAAAAGTTCTGATCTGGACTTCCGCGTGGTTAGAGTACAGTACCATGTTCGATTGTATTTCTGTTTTACTGTCGGTCGTTTTATTGTATGAAAAATAAACtggtaatagttttcactacatctgcccccgccGGAGATAATACGGATGGCAAttgaggtgttttccaattaatatgTGCTGCACATCGTGATGTCTTCACATTATGTTACATTTAATTaggtaggtaaatgaaagtgaaagatgcaaggaaaggatgggcaacaactaacaacatttatttttaatttccatcaACCTTTATTTGATACTATACgctatcaattgaaaagcaatttacataattttggaaaatgccttgaaaatatgatagtaaaacaggaacatGAACATTCAGTGACTAAAAGGCAACATTTCGTC
Above is a window of Montipora capricornis isolate CH-2021 chromosome 6, ASM3666992v2, whole genome shotgun sequence DNA encoding:
- the LOC138052480 gene encoding uncharacterized protein isoform X1, with the translated sequence MIQFLFQTAVETQTIFGAIHFVFFVVSWSVVVDYLKDYHDKDRLTFNCLPKPSDYTRQLCYERYVSSLSPLLTPLDFAGITFGVLGFLWVSSIITGLWLKHRIKTRGSDELEKRCLKMAFKTIFFCHVCFQLAVLVVMEGLFCGFQTLRFPAMFRCTQETNQFPASNMTCNDLRYKEKSKLNKSIIVIMSVSILLCILTMLHLVVTREKFFEQLLVDNTENAVNPSTPLLREAGDANNTPSGEAVDTNNTQAGDAVDANKTPSAFTKEELNYLRVCYIVSGTVQQGLRSIFKQEWDNRYKTTLGEWQDTQKNGLDFLNAESSINRRRNARLLEIMKKGDTAEWDCTMLFYAILYSNSIHGLNPLIRSNVEDLKEFRNTYFAHTAGGRLSDLLYNNAVRKVESVFHALGLPFAETQFIKISSLTDLESPPVLTNIEEEPYRLRREVHVPREKEKYTNPIDSEKEQLHKQSFCILPPVPPHQIAGREGDVATIVNQLDNLRDTNKNRLSYFYISGNPGSGKSQLARLVAKRVYDKTIDGSSSPSFVKTLNAENRETLLESYVSLATTVSCPEPTVTSIHSSKDKPIEEKINNLRKLIGTKISFYESWLLVVDNVTSLSDTLGFLPELGNEQWGKGQLLITTQDCSCIPPDSSESLCRHISISQGMTSEASSFLLATISGIKDDTTVANKVAKALDHQPLALASAAFYVAKVRELDPNFGWNDYLTKLNEGKRALTANVLAKANQSYRKTMTAAIQIAVQRELNCDEVMKHVFTFLSFCAPQPLRLDILTNYVLNVDKHQDKEDIGLRIQGSSLILIDKRKDGVHIRLHQVVHNIVKLTVINDSMNSNEHVRNVHAAVMSFNQFIDETIPWTWNELDSVAQTKHFVGHLKTLSTVIESVFAATGREKRRVLIPFITDTSRGSFHLRRLGRITQCNGEFRSARKYFSAAVTAIDGTQTHEGLRELARGCTGLGRVSSSLGLHQEGKKHLEHAESIYLKKLEQGQVEQDKVELARIYSFLGKVERRLENLEQAKEHFSSSLHILRELNLELDNDAAYTYRHLGAVQCDLGDYQKAGKSLQLALFIYLKRLDSNHVDVGRTFYSLGLLQSLLANKQQANEYLEKARIILLEKLGTEHVEVARVYDCMGVVEYKLGENDQAKKHFELALSIFMKHLGPDHQDVKRTTRSLSLCDNSP
- the LOC138052480 gene encoding uncharacterized protein isoform X2 translates to MIQFLFQTAVETQTIFGAIHFVFFVVSWSVVVDYLKDYHDKDRLTFNCLPKPSDYTRQLCYERYVSSLSPLLTPLDFAGITFGVLGFLWVSSIITGLWLKHRIKTRGSDELEKRCLKMAFKTIFFCHVCFQLAVLVVMEGLFCGFQTLRFPAMFRCTQETNQFPASNMTCNDLRYKEKSKLNKSIIVIMSVSILLCILTMLHLVVTREKFFEQLLVDNTENAVNPSTPLLREAGDANNTPSGDAVDANKTPSAFTKEELNYLRVCYIVSGTVQQGLRSIFKQEWDNRYKTTLGEWQDTQKNGLDFLNAESSINRRRNARLLEIMKKGDTAEWDCTMLFYAILYSNSIHGLNPLIRSNVEDLKEFRNTYFAHTAGGRLSDLLYNNAVRKVESVFHALGLPFAETQFIKISSLTDLESPPVLTNIEEEPYRLRREVHVPREKEKYTNPIDSEKEQLHKQSFCILPPVPPHQIAGREGDVATIVNQLDNLRDTNKNRLSYFYISGNPGSGKSQLARLVAKRVYDKTIDGSSSPSFVKTLNAENRETLLESYVSLATTVSCPEPTVTSIHSSKDKPIEEKINNLRKLIGTKISFYESWLLVVDNVTSLSDTLGFLPELGNEQWGKGQLLITTQDCSCIPPDSSESLCRHISISQGMTSEASSFLLATISGIKDDTTVANKVAKALDHQPLALASAAFYVAKVRELDPNFGWNDYLTKLNEGKRALTANVLAKANQSYRKTMTAAIQIAVQRELNCDEVMKHVFTFLSFCAPQPLRLDILTNYVLNVDKHQDKEDIGLRIQGSSLILIDKRKDGVHIRLHQVVHNIVKLTVINDSMNSNEHVRNVHAAVMSFNQFIDETIPWTWNELDSVAQTKHFVGHLKTLSTVIESVFAATGREKRRVLIPFITDTSRGSFHLRRLGRITQCNGEFRSARKYFSAAVTAIDGTQTHEGLRELARGCTGLGRVSSSLGLHQEGKKHLEHAESIYLKKLEQGQVEQDKVELARIYSFLGKVERRLENLEQAKEHFSSSLHILRELNLELDNDAAYTYRHLGAVQCDLGDYQKAGKSLQLALFIYLKRLDSNHVDVGRTFYSLGLLQSLLANKQQANEYLEKARIILLEKLGTEHVEVARVYDCMGVVEYKLGENDQAKKHFELALSIFMKHLGPDHQDVKRTTRSLSLCDNSP